A single genomic interval of Acidovorax sp. 1608163 harbors:
- a CDS encoding Na+/H+ antiporter subunit E: MKHWLHKLLPAPLLSLALLGMWLLLNRSLSAGHVLLGGLLALAIPVLTAGLRPTPVRIRRPGAVLRLMLTVMADTVQSNLAVARLLLAPGRRRHPAGFVRIPLELRDPNALAALAMIVCITPGTAWAELALDRSALLLHVLELDDAAAITAHIQQRYERPLMEIFE; this comes from the coding sequence ATGAAGCACTGGCTCCACAAACTGCTCCCCGCCCCGCTGCTGTCCCTGGCGCTGCTGGGCATGTGGTTGCTGCTCAACCGCTCGCTCAGCGCCGGGCATGTGTTGCTGGGCGGCCTGCTGGCGCTGGCCATCCCGGTGCTTACCGCAGGCCTGCGGCCCACGCCCGTGCGCATTCGCCGCCCTGGGGCCGTGCTGCGGCTCATGCTCACGGTGATGGCCGACACCGTGCAATCCAACCTGGCCGTCGCCCGACTGCTGCTGGCGCCCGGGCGGCGTCGCCACCCGGCCGGGTTTGTGCGCATTCCACTGGAGCTGCGCGACCCCAACGCCCTGGCCGCCCTGGCCATGATCGTGTGCATCACCCCTGGCACCGCCTGGGCCGAGCTGGCGCTGGACCGCAGTGCCCTGCTGCTGCATGTGCTGGAGCTGGACGACGCCGCTGCCATCACCGCCCACATCCAACAGCGCTACGAACGCCCCCTGATGGAGATTTTTGAATGA
- a CDS encoding Na+/H+ antiporter subunit C, translating into MEMVLALAIGVLTGSGVWLLLRPRTFQVIMGLSLLSYAVNLFIFSMGRLGLSIDKEPVLQPGLPQDLAHYADPMPQALTLTAIVIGFAMTALFLVVLLASRGMAGTDHVDGAHAKDAPDWQDSHQELP; encoded by the coding sequence ATGGAAATGGTTCTGGCCTTGGCCATCGGCGTGCTCACCGGCTCAGGCGTGTGGCTGCTGCTGCGCCCGCGCACCTTCCAGGTCATCATGGGCCTGTCGCTGCTGTCGTATGCCGTCAATCTGTTCATCTTCAGCATGGGCCGCCTGGGCCTGTCGATCGACAAGGAACCCGTGCTGCAACCCGGCCTGCCACAAGACCTGGCCCACTATGCCGACCCCATGCCCCAGGCGCTCACCCTCACCGCCATCGTCATCGGCTTTGCCATGACGGCGCTGTTCCTGGTGGTGCTGCTGGCATCGCGCGGCATGGCAGGCACCGACCATGTGGACGGCGCCCACGCCAAGGATGCGCCTGACTGGCAAGACTCGCACCAGGAGCTGCCATGA
- a CDS encoding monovalent cation/H+ antiporter subunit D — protein sequence MNAITTWVAAQWMPHLILAPIVLPLLTAGLMLLLREEQQRTKILLNVGSTLLGLVIAILLLSQAKQPGMPGTLGIYLPGNWPAPFGIVLALDRLSAMMLVLCSTVGLAAALYASARWHRAGVHFHPLFQFQLMGLAGAFLTADLFNLFVFFEIMLAASYGLLLHGSGRPRVASGLHYIAINLAASSLFLIGVSMLYGITGTLNMADLARSMAGVADSDRGLLHAACAILGVAFLIKAAVWPLNFWLVPAYSAATAPVGALFALMTKVGVYVILRLWTLLFSPDAGASAQFGSAWLVGGGMVTLVFGAIGMLGSQRLGHLAGFSAIVSSGTLLAAVGLGQSPLTGGLLYYLLSSTLAVSALFLLTDLIDRWRNDGYSLAPYERTDDAPFLSADLVPSEGLNLDDKEEALIGEVIPAAAAFLGLAFIACTLVIAGLPPLPGFVGKFAMIHALLNPLGLGADLPTTAGALTWVIVALMVGSGLLALVALTRVGILHFWAAHDRAAPKLLVLEGLPVAALLVVCGALAWQAGAVLRYTQATADALHTPAGYIQAVMSAQPKPNPAPAQKAAPASAGRQGSVPGAQP from the coding sequence ATGAACGCCATCACCACCTGGGTGGCGGCGCAGTGGATGCCGCACCTCATCCTCGCCCCCATCGTGCTGCCCCTGCTCACCGCCGGGCTCATGCTGCTGCTGCGCGAAGAGCAGCAGCGCACCAAGATCCTGTTGAACGTGGGATCCACCCTGCTGGGGCTGGTGATTGCCATCTTGCTGCTGTCACAAGCCAAGCAGCCCGGCATGCCAGGCACCCTGGGCATCTACCTGCCCGGCAACTGGCCCGCGCCCTTTGGCATCGTGCTGGCGCTCGACAGGCTCTCGGCCATGATGCTGGTGCTGTGCAGCACCGTGGGCCTGGCTGCGGCGCTGTACGCCAGTGCCCGCTGGCACCGGGCCGGGGTGCACTTTCACCCGCTGTTTCAGTTCCAGCTCATGGGGCTAGCCGGGGCCTTCCTCACGGCCGATCTGTTCAACCTGTTTGTGTTCTTCGAGATCATGCTGGCCGCCTCCTACGGGCTTCTGCTGCATGGCTCGGGGCGCCCGCGCGTGGCCTCCGGCCTGCACTACATCGCCATCAACCTGGCCGCGTCATCGCTGTTCCTGATTGGCGTGTCCATGCTCTACGGCATCACCGGCACGCTCAACATGGCCGACCTGGCGCGCAGCATGGCCGGTGTGGCCGATAGCGACCGCGGTCTGCTGCACGCGGCCTGCGCCATCCTGGGCGTGGCCTTTCTCATCAAAGCCGCCGTGTGGCCGCTCAACTTCTGGCTGGTACCCGCCTACAGTGCCGCCACGGCCCCGGTGGGCGCTCTGTTTGCGCTCATGACCAAAGTGGGGGTGTACGTGATCTTGCGGCTGTGGACCCTGCTGTTCAGCCCGGACGCTGGGGCCTCGGCCCAGTTTGGCAGCGCCTGGCTGGTGGGCGGCGGCATGGTCACGCTGGTGTTTGGCGCCATCGGCATGCTGGGCTCACAGCGCCTGGGGCACCTGGCGGGCTTCAGCGCCATCGTGTCATCGGGCACGCTGCTGGCGGCGGTGGGCCTGGGCCAAAGCCCGCTCACCGGCGGCTTGTTGTACTACCTGCTCAGCTCCACCCTGGCCGTGAGTGCCCTGTTCCTGTTGACCGACCTGATCGACCGTTGGCGCAACGACGGCTACAGCCTCGCCCCCTACGAGCGCACGGACGATGCCCCCTTCCTCTCGGCCGACCTTGTGCCCAGTGAGGGGCTGAACCTGGACGACAAGGAAGAAGCGTTGATCGGCGAGGTGATTCCGGCAGCGGCCGCATTCTTGGGGCTGGCGTTCATCGCCTGCACGCTCGTCATCGCGGGCCTGCCGCCCCTGCCCGGCTTTGTGGGCAAATTCGCCATGATCCATGCGCTGCTGAACCCCCTAGGGCTGGGCGCAGACCTGCCCACAACGGCGGGGGCACTGACCTGGGTCATCGTGGCGTTGATGGTGGGCTCGGGCCTGCTGGCGCTGGTGGCGCTGACGCGGGTCGGCATCTTGCATTTCTGGGCCGCCCATGACCGCGCCGCCCCCAAGCTGCTGGTGCTGGAGGGCCTGCCCGTGGCCGCGCTGCTGGTGGTGTGCGGTGCACTGGCCTGGCAGGCGGGTGCCGTGCTGCGCTACACCCAGGCCACGGCCGACGCCCTGCACACCCCTGCGGGCTACATCCAGGCTGTCATGTCGGCCCAGCCCAAGCCCAACCCGGCCCCTGCCCAAAAAGCCGCACCGGCCAGCGCTGGGCGCCAAGGTTCAGTGCCAGGGGCCCAGCCATGA